The DNA sequence gacccattgggaagttctcgtgtgagttcccaaaaacaaaaccgtgagggcgtggtcggggcccaaagcggacaatatcgtgctacggtggtggagcgggcccaggaagtggtccccccccaggccgggatgtgacaatttggtatcagagcctaaccctggtcgtggtgtgccgacaaggacgttgggcccctaaggggggtggattgtgacatcccacatcgcccaggagagtgatccttatatgtatattctcatccctacctagcacgaggccttttgggagctcactggcttcgggttccatgggaactctaaagttaagcgagtagcgcacgagagcacttgCAGAATgagtgacccattgggaagttctcatgtgagttcccaaaaacaaaaccgtgagggcgtgatcgggacccaaagcggacaatatcgtgctacagtggtggagcgggcccgggaagtggtccccctaggccgggatgtgacagaaagGCTAATGAGATTATATTCTTTCATTTTAGAGTTTAAATCTTTTGCACTCGGTTTCTATTGGTTTCTCTATAGATTCTATAATTGATTGACGTGTGTTGGTAAATTTAATCCCCCTTAAGTTTGTTGTCATAAATTTAATGAGTGTAATCAATTATAGAtgtcataaagaagtcacataCAAAACAAGTCAGAAGATTTAATCTTTTCGTTTTTATAGAAGCCAATCCTACAACTCCCAGAAATGGAATCAACGTCCAAGAAAAAGCCACGTGGACATAATTCACCAGAAAAGTGAAGCTCCCCAAAAGATGTGAAACGTGTCAAATGCCGAGGACAGAAAGACTCAGATTTGCCCTAATTTGTGCTGATGATTGGAGAAATTGCGAGTGAGCATGACAGCAGTCAATTGCAAGAATAAAATGAGTAAAAATGAAAGCGTCTTGAGGTTTTGTAGTCGAATGAGGTGTCAAGTTTGGAGTGGTTGATTCCCATTCATGCATCGTAGACCATCGGACAAGTGGTTGCCATCTTCCAAATTCCATCGGTTTTTGTCTTTTGAGACCTTTGCCATTACAATATATAAAGTTGTGCTTAAAGAAGGGACTGGCATTTTGCAGGTAATGTTTAGTGTCGAAGTCACACCATCAAGTGATATTACAAATTTATTTAAGTTATAACATGCGTATAAACTGAACTTGAGGACCATGACAGATAATAATACTATTCAttaatactatatatatatgaagttgTAACACCATATGAATATATGATCCGTAAGAGAGGTTCTCTAATATAAGAAAGTTTTAGTCTCAATAACGTCACTGTCCAATAACACAAAATGCACTACATGTCCAATGAACGATGTGACACGTGTGGTATTGATGAAAGGAGAGAATTTCTTAGTCGACAGCCAGAGCTGTAGTATTTGGAAAGGGAGAGATAAGAGTGCAGCTGCATCGTTGAACACCCATACCGTTGGttgccagagattctaaattgTAAAACTTTTTCCAGGCTTGTTGATAAGAGATTGGAAAGAAAGGATGTGCATACAGAGAATTATCAAGCACCTGTAAAAGATGAATTCCCATTTTCTCAAGATATGTTTTTTAAGTAGAAAAAGGTTATATTCTTCGTTCTACATTAGATAGGGAGAGACACCAATATATGTAACTTTATGCTTTCAGAGGGATCTCTTTGCTCAAACTCAACAAAGTACTCATCCTTCTAATGGCTTCTTACCATATCTATCAAAAGATAGCTCGAATTTGAAAGCTTATTTCACATGTCCTTTCCCCGAATAGAAATTTTAAGACCACATCGGGAATCAAACTCGGAACATCAGATGCCTGAATAAATGCTTTTAATCAATTAATCTATAAACTTCTTGCTCCAGAACAGTAATTAATTAAGGAATATTAactaattttagttaatttatGCTTCCTGCTGGGCTGTTCTTGTGCCTATAAAAGCCAACGTAGTCTCGCTTCCAATGCATTGCATCAACTTTCTAGCAGAAATTAAGATAACACATCTTCTGTACTCTTTTCACTCCGTTTCTCTTTGTATACATGTCGAGGACGATGGAGCCATTGACTGTAGGAAGAGTGATAGGAGAAGTTGTCGACATCTTCACCCCAAGTGTGAAACTGAATGTAGTTTACAATCCAAACAAGCAAGTTGCTAATGGACATGAGCTCATGCCTTCTGTCATTGCTGCAAAACCTCGCGTCGACATCGGCGGTGACGATATGAGGACTGCTTATACCTTAGTAAGTTAATTTCACCAATAATTTGTGATTGCTTATTTGCTGCGGCAACATAATATGATACATTGATGGTACTAGTGTGATATaactaacctttttttttttttttcggatcaTAACTTCTGATGAAGCTAATGACAGACCCAGATTATCCAGGCCCCAGCGATCCATACCTGAAAGAGCATCTCCACTGGTTTGTATATTTTGCTTGTCATATAAGCTCACATACTAcagttttacatatatattgtaCCTTAATTATTTAACTTtcacaaaactatatatttcaGGATGGTCACAGACATTCCTGGGACCACTGATGTCTCATTTGGTAAGTAACTAAGTCATTCCCGACATGAATAatacattcatatatatatatatatatatatatatatatatatatagggtttagGGCTAAATGAAGATTTGTTCTTAGCTAAATATAGTATTTTGGGTTTTATATAATTAACAGGAAAAGAAACTGTGGAGTATGAAACTCCAAAGCCGGTCGTAGGCATTCACAGGTACGTGTTCTTGCTATTCAAGCAGAGAGGAAGACAAACAGTGAGAGCTCCAGCTTCCAGGGACAATTTCAACACCAGAAAATTCTCGCAGGAGAACGATCTTGGGCTGCCTGTGGCTGCCGTCTATTTCAATGCACAACGAGAAACTGCTGctagaagaagatgatgattaaTTACTACTGCATATAAATAAGATTAAAAATGTCATAAGAAGATTGGAGACTTGTATCTCCTGCTGTGCTGGTCTTCCCTACAGCGTGCAGGGAGGGCATGCATATGATGGTACGTATTAGGGTTTGTTATTTTGTACGCACATAGGTAACAACTTACTAGGTTGTACCAGGTTTCTGGGACAGTAGTAGGTCCCATATGTCGCTTTTTGGTTATCTGTTGATTGTTGATTGGTGATACGGCTCATGTAGCTAGGCATCATAGCTACGTGTCACCGTGCTATTGGGACGTGGTATGCATATAGGTAATTGGTCCCGACTGCTAATGTAATGTGATACTCATAGTATAATTCTTCTAGCGTTACTCAAAACCCTTTCATCAAGCAAAAGAGCATGCTGATTTGAAAATAACCAAGTTCGTTAGAATGATGTGTTTGAATTATGCAGAtcaaaattgactttctttactTAGAGAAAGCTAGTACAATGTAAGAACAAATCAAAGAGAAAGTCCAAAACAGGCAAGCAAAACACCAatccacataaataaaaaaattacattaaaaAAGGCCCAAAACAGCTCATAGCAACACAAAGAACGAAAAAAACGgagatttgaaaaattaaagcaaCCACCTCTATCAAGTTAGCAGCTCCATCGTCACAAAGTTGCCACCGCCTAGAATAAGGACCCAACAAACCAAACGAATAGACAGAAAATGAGGATAGACAAGCGCCCACGCTATGAACACTCCCATAGTCCGACCGAATAGTGCAAGTTGCACTTTTAAAGCTATCAACTACCGAAGTGTGTCACCGGAAGAGATCCTTGAGTAGACACCCAATGAGCTGAGAAGCAGGGTAAATAGTTGAAGAATTCACGGTGACAAACGATTTAGAGATGAAAAATGCATAAAGAGTTGTTTGGTGCACAATCTCTCTCAAAGAAGGGAATTGGTTCAAAATTTGGAGGAGTTTTACGATTTAGGTGCACAACCtatttaggtttaaatttgaaatcaagGTTTCGAAAAACATCCTAATGAGTCGGTCCAAAACCAAgttaaataaaaaggaaagatgTAGCGAAAtgatcttttttcttcttttctttgttcACGTTCAATTACAATCAATGTTATtccaaacatacaaactttacAGCCGCCGTAAATACCACATGAGAACATTACACTGTGCTGCCAACACCCAAATCCACCATGTAGCTCGCCGAACAAAAACCGGAGGCAAACACGGGTTTGCATAATTTCATAAACTTCACGGCCAGAAGGGATCAAACAAACCGCGTTCGACGATGCTGATGTGAAATCAAAAATTCCTTTTGACTGAGACACGTGAGAAGGCACACCATCGTGATCAAACTCGTTAAGCATTTATTTCAGCATTGCACTGATGCTCCCTGCTGCAGCTCCTTCTGCTCCAAAACATGTTTGAACATGTTGTTTTTCCAAGTCTCGGCCCTTCCATCTTTTCCTGGTCTGCTGATGTTGCTTGGGGCCGCCTGGGCAATTCATCTTGGGTTTCTGCCTCCCGGGTTTCAAATGAGGGGCATGGTCCATCATTGCACGTGCACAAAGGAATGGTGACAGAAGGAAATGGACTGCATGTGACTGGACAGAGCATATCCGAAGAAACTGAAGCCACACGGTTCTTTCGGATCTCTGGTGCACAAGCTGGAGAAAGACGCTCTGGGTCACGAGGGTGAAGTATACAAGGGGTACAAAGGCCAAGTGACATCTGTAATCTATTTTCCTTTGCTGGGGAGCCAGGCAATTTGACAAAGGAGATGATTCCGTGCCTACAAAGCGGGCATGGAATGGACCCAGGTGGGCCCACCGTTTCCGAAGGTATGTTGCTCGTTGAGCAAAGATAGAGTGCGCATCTTACACAAAGCTCATGCTTACAGCCTGAAGGTACAAGTAAACAAAGGATGAGTATATCTTGTACATAAAAAAACTGAATTTCTATAATCTAGACACTTAATATGACACTTATTCAGCTATACTATGGGAAAGGGTAGTTTGTAAAGTATCAGGAAAACATAAGACATGAAAAATAACCACTACGGGACAAACCTTCTGCAGCTACCGAACATGGTCTTTCCAGACAGACAGCACAAGTATCTGTGTCGTCGGTTGATGTTGTAACGGACTTAAATCCACATTCCCTGCAGTAAATTCCAAAGAACTTGAGTCTATGTGGTGGCACTAATACACATGGTAAAACTTTCTTAACTAAGGATTCGAATTTGTCTATGAGTATGTGGCATCCTTTAGGTGAAACTCTCGACACCAAGCACAAGATATCCAGAAACTTGACATGTGTTAGCATCTATAGATGTACTTGGTTGAAGAGTTACCTCGCTATATTCAGTATGCTCATGAGAGGCAAGGATAGGTAATTAGATAGGGGGAACGCGGGTATTGTCGAGTCAGAATTGGGTGCTAGAAGTGGTTCAAGCCAGTGGCGCCCCCACATTCGGGCAACATCAACTGGAAGCCACCTGAAAGAATATGCTTCACATTAATCATTTCAATAGTAACTGAACATTATTGTGAAAACCAAAAGACCCATACCCAGTGCAGTTTAAAGTCGTCTTGCTGGCACCTCTTGCAAGGAGGATCTGAAAAAATACGGACACCATCAGTTTAAATCCCAAGAGAGAAACTAATTTACACACGCCgtcaaaacaaaaaagttcTTGCCTGACAGCACTTTAAGTTACCCCCACAAGCAGCATAATGCAGTGGAGAACTTCCAGCTCCTACAAAGAATAAACTTCCACTTCAGTTTGAAGCAGGATGGGAAAGCAATATTCCTTTGGTTAATGTACTGGTTACTAAACAAAAAGCAAACCTATCAAATCCATAGAAGTCCCGTAATGAAACGTCACAGCAGACACATTTGCTTGAAGATCAAGTAGGAGCTGTACGCAATCAAAATATCCATTCAATGCAGCCATATGGAGAGCAGTGATACCACAATCCGCTaccttatttacaagtttggaTAGAGCACTGCACTGGAATAGAATGGATAAATACCAAGAAATATATGTGTAGATCAAATGATTCTGTACAATCTAAAGTCACCCGGTAAGCATAACCTATCCGATAACGGTTTGTTTGAAACCTAAACAAATATAAATATCCAGGCGATATAACTCCAGCAAGAATTTGGATGGGCTAAACAGAGTTTGCATCTATTAACATAGTGCACGGAAAACTTCATGCAGAAAAAGAATTTAGTAACTTAGCTGCTTTGAATCCGTAGAAATGGAAAGCAATCCCATATCATTACTCTTTTCCATTATTGCTCCAATCATGAAAGAATTTACATTCATAATAGATCTTCTTgacaaagaaaacagaagcTACCACATACCTTTGCTCATTTTTGTTCACGGCATTTGCACTATCACCTCTGTCGCTATCTGTCTGAGTGGTCAGAGATTCATAAGGAGCACTTGGAACAAAGTCAGCCACGACTAGTCTTATACATCTTACATGCCCATTTACAGCAGCAAAATGAAGAGCAGTCCTGCCCGTAAGATAGTCTGCTCTTGCAACCTAGTACAAAGGAAAATACTATGATTAAATATTGGATCGcgaatcaaattttttttccgaAGCATAACTGATATATCTAGCTTCACTATGAAAGATTAATTACTCAAATATTAGAATCCAGTTAAAtagcaaccaaaaaaaaaaaagagacaatCAAAACTTACATTGCATCTGAAGAGCATGAGGGTCTGTACAACTTCCCAGTGTCCATATCGGCACGCTTGCATCAATGCTGTCTTTAAACACAGAAATCAAATAACTTAATCAACATTCGTATCAAACTCGGTATGAAAATTCCGTTGCACATAAAGGAAAATATCCCAGCAGCGTTTAGAATGAAATCTGTCGCCTTAACAAACTTAGGCATGAAATTAGTTCAATCCCCCATGAGCTTCAATTTTTTCGATAAGATGGTTCGATTTATGCGAAAAAGAAACCAATCACCAACCTTTCTAACCAGATCTATACCCAAATGCCAAATTTACTCTAATGGGGATCCAAAAACACAAATTTAATTACTGTCTgacaaacaatcaaaatttaaatgagAAAAAACACCAACTTTCGTACCTGCCCGCAGTAATTCCTGGAATTGGCATCAGCTCCATTCTCCAGCAGCAAAGAAACAATCTGAATcaaacccagaaaagaaaacccaaatcaGAAATCGgataaccaataaaaaaaaaaaaacaacccaggaatggaaagaggaagagaagacgGAAAAAGCACCTCGTTGTGGCCTTTAGCGGCGGCGAAATGGAGAGGGGAGTTGAGGCCGCCGAAGGTGGAGTATTTGGCAAGGCAAGGATTGCAATCCAAGAGCATCTTGGCCTCGACTACATCGCCGTCTCTCGCCGCCGAAACCAGCCGTTCGCCGGAGGCAGAGCACCCGAATGAATTGCCCATTTCTTTCCTCTCTCAACCTCCGCCTCTATCTCTCTATACCTATAAATACGAAAGCGTGTGGAAtttggaaaataaattgaaaaagaaaaggataattTAGGTCAACCGTCGTGGAAGAACGACAAATGGGATGGAAAAATGGAGGATTTTTGGACTTGGGGGTTTGACTTTGTTGGGGAGTAGTGTGCTGGTTTTGACAGACAATCAATGGAGATGAGAAGGAATGGCGAAGCTGTGGTGGTGGGCCTTGGCCCTTGGGCCTACTCAAAAAtatgaaatgtgattttatctaataattttctttttaatctgTTAATCATCGACAATTGTCGTTCACGAGATGTAGATCGATAATTTCTTCATATAGAGTGGAGATTTAGATTGATTTTTGTCAGCATCAATGATACGTTTACTCACTTGAAATATAGATCGATTATTATCAACATCATTGACACGTTTACTCACTTGAATTCACTCATAAATTGAGAAGGTCGTGAAATAATTTGGTCAATTGATTTTTTCGGTTTTAAGGTAAATTAAGcgttgaaaggaaaaaaaaatgtatcaaataaattttAAGGAACATGTTTATAGAGAAGTTAGTTTTCATGCACATGCTATTTTTTGTAGATGCTATTTCTTCTACTGGTTACAATGTTGACAATATTTGTATTTGGGGTAGGACGCATGAGGCATGCCAAGCATTTGTTTTTTACTATTTCGGTTCTGGGTGTTCTCGGAGATgctcccctttttctttttctttttttttaagtttttttctttccaaatgtTTTCGTATAAAAGTCATAAATtagaataataaataaataaaatacaatatatgACTCGTTTACTTATTAATAATGAGTGTAAAAAAGAAAGCGAATGGTTCTCTACAAATTTCTCAATTAAATTTTTGGAAATTCTTGATTGTGAAGAATGAAAATTGATTCGAACTCCGTTCGTAACTAATCTtacatttaatctaacaaaatttatcgtcggataaaaacaaaaaacaaaataagtgGCAAAAGTGATCAGGTGGTCCGCAGGTCACGATTATCATGCGTGCAGAACTCGACCAAAAAGAGAAAGTGAATGCACATCATGCCAACTGGATGATTTTTGCAGAAAACGGACACGTGGGACACACTCACTACAACGACTGCCGGTTAGTAAAAATCGATCGGGTGAGATCGGACGGTTGAGGGACGAGGGCATTCATAACCAAGGGAGTGGGGATCGCTTTCACGTGAGAAAGGTGTGAGTGTAAGACTCAAGATTTTTCTCATCAGTTAACGTCGACGCGTACGCAAGGAATTAGGTGAAAGTTTGGTCTGGATGTGGGCCCGTTGCGCTTGTGAGCTTCTCCCTCTACCAGAGAACTTGCAAGATACGAGTACATTGTAACGTCTTGTACTGTTATAATGCTAAATGTTATTGTTTTTCAACATATCGTTATATTTTTGGCACTGAACATCTTGATGACGGTAAACCCGTCTCATAGAAGTTTCTCTCATGGGCCATAGATTGAAGAGGATTGCTCTACAAACACAATTTTCTTGGCAAAGTGTCTTTACAATATTTGTGGTTGAAAAACTAGGTTATATTTCACTTTCAACAAAATATTGTGTATTGTTTACATTAAGTTGAACATATACAAATTTTGATTACCAAACTCGACGACGAGGACGACAACGACGACACCGACGCTTACGCTTAGCCTAACACGGTTTTGAAAAACAATTCTGTTTTCTTGCCCTACGTAACACAATACAAAAATGtgcaaaattgatcaatgtcgtcgtcgtcgtctttgtttttatttatgtaCCTGTTTATTGTAGTCGAATGTTTACCTACAACTACAAGTGGCAATATAAATTGGGTTGGTCCAAATTCAAGACAAATAAATTCCAACCAAATGGGCTTTTCTGGTGGATCCAATTGGACCAATTGGCCATGAGACCATCaatgggttcttgtttgacatTTAAACTACAACAATCTATGACGTGGCATTCGAACTAGGATGCAAGGGGACATGCTTACTGATATCGCTATGGCCAATTGGCTTAACTCATGCATGGAGACAATCGATGTTTCTGTTCACCTAACACACTCATTCACCCAAAATTTCGGATTATCAGTAAAAATCTTACAAAATACAACATTGCAGTGGTGATGGTGTTGGTTGATTTCGGAAACCTGCCAGGACATTCTCCCAAACCAAAACTTTTCCACTTATTCGTGCTTAAGTTCAATGTCTTCAAATGGTTCAAAAATGGTTTCTTTCGAATTCACAAGGTAAAGAGGCAATGGTAGTGAAAAGATAGCTACAATCGAAGTTTAACTCACCTCAAAAGCTTAAATTTCGGTATCTCGTCAAGTTCTGCAGAAGCCTAAAGGGCTACTGACATCAGAACTTTGCCCTCCAATATCATAGGATCCAGTTCCATATGAGGTGCTGTCTGCGAATAAGCAATTCGGCCAACCGCAGTGTCTCACAGACGCTTAGGTTAGATGATGCAGTTGTGGATTGCCCTCCTTCGTGCTGAAACTTCCACGATTGTGATGATTCAAGCAGCAAATATGAGTTCTATCTCGGTCACTCGGCTTCATGGAAATCCTTTTTGTCCATAGTTTCACCACAATGGATCATTGTCATCAATCAGAGTCATAATCACTACCATTATCTGATTTTGTACCACCCACCACATCCCTCTCCCGCCTAACATCATCCCCACCTCCTAAATCCTCAAAAGCATTCACAATGCGTTCTCTTCCAATGTGCCCCATCTCATCATCTTCCCAATCTCTGCGGTAACTAACCAATTCGCTATCCATTCTCGCCTTCCTAGGGCTAATCAAAACCAACTCAGCCAATTTCCTTCTCGCCAAATACAAATCATTTGGCTCTATCAACTCCCCCTTCTTATAAGCCTCCCTGAGAAACACCGTGTGAAGCTTCCCATGATTCCCTCTAGTTGAAATATAGAAAATCCCCTGATGCTGAAGCAGAAACTCTTTCAACTTATTAGGCAAATTCATCGCCATTCTAAAATGAGCAATCCTCTCCAATGTGATCTTCTTCTCCACCGTCAACGACAGCAATTCATGAATCACAGCAACTGCTCTCTTCTCcatccgcttctgcgcctcaaTCGACCTCAAGTCATAACCGGAAATATCCTCGTACGGAGACCAATAGGGAAGTCTCTGCCATTTCCACACGGCAATCCGATAGTACTTCCCAATCTTAAAACCGGGTGGAAAATTCACAATAAACGAAAACCTTATATCCTCGGCATCAATCCCTCTCCCCCTATACTCAATCTCCCTAAGTTTCTCAATTGCACAAACAGATAAGCTACAATCTTTCTCAACAACCTCAATGTACTTGTTCCTAGTTTCCTCAGCATCAAACAATCTAAAGTATTCAGGGTGTTTGAGAATTACCGAGTACTCGAAATCATCCGGCAGCCCAAACTCCGCCCTCGCAATCCGAACATGCTCGAGGCGGAGCCGCCCGGTGTTGGACATCATCAGGAGCTTTCTCAGGCGGGTGACGGCGTCAGGAGTTTGTGCCACCAGTGCCTGCTTCTCCTGCTCAATCTGGAGGTGGGCTTTTCGGGTCAACCGGCAGTAGAGGATCCGCTGAACCGGGTGCTCGTAAATCTCGAAGACGTGGGGGAATTTGAGCACAAAAACGCCGGCCTCGTGCTGCTTGAAGCCGAAGCGGCGGGCGAGGAGGTCGAGGCGGGAGACTTGGATGATTTGGTTGGGCTGCGACAGGATGAGGTCCTGAAATTTGAGGACTTTTCGGGTTTTCTTTTCGATTTCCATGTAGTTGTCGTAGCCGTGGTCGCGGATTCTGGCTTGTTTTCTGGGGATGGAGGTCGACTGCGATTTGGGTCGTGTCGGGGTGAGATTGCAGAGGAGGAAAGTgatggggtttagggtttttgacTTTGGGTTCAAGAAATTGGATGAGTAGGTTAAGAAAATGCGCATTTTGGGTGGttgggggtttagggttttgcgCAGGGTTTTTGGGGATGACGATGCTGCGAAGGTAGGAGACGACAGGCGAGGGAAAATGGGAAATTAGTGGGCCTATTGGGGGTGTAAATGGAAGGGAGTTTGAAATGTGGTGGGGAAATGATGAATTACTAGAAGTTGTGAGGCGCGAATACGAAACTATGTTAGCATTGGATTTGAAGGACTGCTTTTGAAAATTGGGCTAGAAAATAGTATTTAGGAAATTTGGGCCACAGTTTTATTCTGGACCTTCATTTGTTTGAAAGTCCTCCTAGTTCTCCCATTTAGACTATGAGACTCTGATGTTCCATACAAATAGTGGAATGTTACGTGTTTTAACTTGTTCACGTAACATTGTGCAATAGATTGTGATGTCACGGAGGCATATCAAAGAGTACATTCCTTTTGAAAAtgagttttgtttgtttttccttttttgagaCTTGGCCAACCTCTGAACGAGTTGTACATAAATCACGATTTATTGTCTGTAGTAATTTTATTAGAATTCAACAATTGGCAATTAAGGTAAAAGAGAGACAAAGGGAGACTTTTTTTCTTAAGAGAGGGATCAACTGGTGACTTCACCACGACATTCCATCATTTCGATGGCTGAGAAAACTCATGTAGGCATTTTAGCCTCTCCTTGACCATCATTGTGTAATTCAACAATGCCAGAAATCGAACACACAAAATGCCGTGTGGAATACAAACTTGGAACTCGTCACTAACAACTAGGTTACTTCGTGGTGGTTTAGACAAAAGGAGAGTAGCATTCaacattaaaattaacaagagaaccagagtattaaaaaaaataaaaaataaaaaaaacctagagGAAAAGCAAACCAAGCAAAATTTGtcatcaaaatccaaaatataACCATTAGCAGAAACGAAAGGTTCCTTCCAACAATGTCAGTAATATTTCTTTGAAACTCAGACCGAGCTGAGGCTACCTTCAAACCTTCGGGTCCACAGAGTCAATACCCGAACCAACGAACTATCGTTCTTCCAAGTTGAAAACCACACCAAAAACCCAACTAAGCAATTTACCACACAGAAATTCTTTAAAAGCGGTTCGTTCTTGACTCGAAACCCCTGTTCGCAAAACCTTTCAATCTCGACTTCTTTCACTATATATCACATCCATTTCTAATCCTCTTATGTTCTCCCATGTATCATATATTTCTGTTTCCAAAAAGCAAAACGCAAaacgcaaaaacaaaagctaaGCAGGtaggcatgcatgcatggtcTTCCAAACATTATGCTGCTTGAAGAGATGATTTTATCTTCTGAATGGTGCAAGATATGAGAGTGCTGACTGTCTCAACCGACTCCATGTTGATTTTGGCCGTCGGAAGGCTGCTAACCAGAATTTGGAATGCAACAGTCAGCAAACATCCGTTGCTGCCATCACTGCCATTGCCTTCAGATTTGACCACTTCATAGCCAGGTGGGCCACCGGGAAGGATTGCAAACCCTGATGGCAGAAGAGCTACATAAGCAGAATCTCCACCGCGCATCACGACATTTATTGATTCAGTGTCAACTGGTGCATACACTACAAGTGAGCCCGAAGGGTCAGTCCACGTCTCTTGCAATATCAGCATGTTACTGTCGTTGGCATTTGTCTCCTGAAATCAGGAAAATAACACACGAAATAAGACAACTGATGTATATGGGAGAGAACGAGTAGAAAAGTAAATAGAAGGCACTCACGTTAGCACGAAGAAGAGAAACACCATTGGCACCTCCTTGGCCCTTCGCAATTTGGACAATGCGTTGCATTGGAACGTTGCTGGACAGAATGTCCCATTCCTTCCTAAACTGTTCATCTCGCAAAAACTCAAACACCCTATGCCTTGATACCGGAACCCAAACAGTTGTTGCAACACTCAACACAATCCCTGGTGGCTCGCCGGGGTCATTCATACTCTTCCGGGCCATAACCCTCGTATCTTCACTAACATTTTCAAAGCAAAGTTTGTCCCACTTGCGCACAGACGAGGCAGAAATCCCAGCACAGAAGTTATCCACCATACGCTGTGCAAGCTTTAGCATGCTTTTCTTACCGTTGACACCTATCCCTGTTGAACATACGTATTTGTCAGAATACAGAATATGAGACATCGCATATTTGTTAGAGAAATGTAATCGAAGGCAGTGGGGTGACCTGAGTGATCTTCACTGGAGTTGGCAGACGAAATGAGGAATGCCAGGCTCTCAAATTGCCTTTGCAGAGT is a window from the Pyrus communis chromosome 16, drPyrComm1.1, whole genome shotgun sequence genome containing:
- the LOC137721243 gene encoding CEN-like protein 1 — protein: MSRTMEPLTVGRVIGEVVDIFTPSVKLNVVYNPNKQVANGHELMPSVIAAKPRVDIGGDDMRTAYTLLMTDPDYPGPSDPYLKEHLHWMVTDIPGTTDVSFGKETVEYETPKPVVGIHRYVFLLFKQRGRQTVRAPASRDNFNTRKFSQENDLGLPVAAVYFNAQRETAARRR
- the LOC137720504 gene encoding E3 ubiquitin-protein ligase XBAT33-like isoform X1; translation: MGNSFGCSASGERLVSAARDGDVVEAKMLLDCNPCLAKYSTFGGLNSPLHFAAAKGHNEIVSLLLENGADANSRNYCGQTALMQACRYGHWEVVQTLMLFRCNVARADYLTGRTALHFAAVNGHVRCIRLVVADFVPSAPYESLTTQTDSDRGDSANAVNKNEQSALSKLVNKVADCGITALHMAALNGYFDCVQLLLDLQANVSAVTFHYGTSMDLIGAGSSPLHYAACGGNLKCCQILLARGASKTTLNCTGWLPVDVARMWGRHWLEPLLAPNSDSTIPAFPLSNYLSLPLMSILNIARECGFKSVTTSTDDTDTCAVCLERPCSVAAEGCKHELCVRCALYLCSTSNIPSETVGPPGSIPCPLCRHGIISFVKLPGSPAKENRLQMSLGLCTPCILHPRDPERLSPACAPEIRKNRVASVSSDMLCPVTCSPFPSVTIPLCTCNDGPCPSFETREAETQDELPRRPQATSADQEKMEGPRLGKTTCSNMFWSRRSCSREHQCNAEINA
- the LOC137720504 gene encoding E3 ubiquitin-protein ligase XBAT33-like isoform X2 → MQACRYGHWEVVQTLMLFRCNVARADYLTGRTALHFAAVNGHVRCIRLVVADFVPSAPYESLTTQTDSDRGDSANAVNKNEQSALSKLVNKVADCGITALHMAALNGYFDCVQLLLDLQANVSAVTFHYGTSMDLIGAGSSPLHYAACGGNLKCCQILLARGASKTTLNCTGWLPVDVARMWGRHWLEPLLAPNSDSTIPAFPLSNYLSLPLMSILNIARECGFKSVTTSTDDTDTCAVCLERPCSVAAEGCKHELCVRCALYLCSTSNIPSETVGPPGSIPCPLCRHGIISFVKLPGSPAKENRLQMSLGLCTPCILHPRDPERLSPACAPEIRKNRVASVSSDMLCPVTCSPFPSVTIPLCTCNDGPCPSFETREAETQDELPRRPQATSADQEKMEGPRLGKTTCSNMFWSRRSCSREHQCNAEINA
- the LOC137721434 gene encoding protein ROOT PRIMORDIUM DEFECTIVE 1-like, whose product is MRIFLTYSSNFLNPKSKTLNPITFLLCNLTPTRPKSQSTSIPRKQARIRDHGYDNYMEIEKKTRKVLKFQDLILSQPNQIIQVSRLDLLARRFGFKQHEAGVFVLKFPHVFEIYEHPVQRILYCRLTRKAHLQIEQEKQALVAQTPDAVTRLRKLLMMSNTGRLRLEHVRIARAEFGLPDDFEYSVILKHPEYFRLFDAEETRNKYIEVVEKDCSLSVCAIEKLREIEYRGRGIDAEDIRFSFIVNFPPGFKIGKYYRIAVWKWQRLPYWSPYEDISGYDLRSIEAQKRMEKRAVAVIHELLSLTVEKKITLERIAHFRMAMNLPNKLKEFLLQHQGIFYISTRGNHGKLHTVFLREAYKKGELIEPNDLYLARRKLAELVLISPRKARMDSELVSYRRDWEDDEMGHIGRERIVNAFEDLGGGDDVRRERDVVGGTKSDNGSDYDSD